A region of Anolis sagrei isolate rAnoSag1 chromosome 2, rAnoSag1.mat, whole genome shotgun sequence DNA encodes the following proteins:
- the LOC132768275 gene encoding thiol S-methyltransferase TMT1A-like — METHFLVALLRLCVHFCALPFYLLSYLGIWGPLCKKAFPYFMDSFSVHYNSKMSAKKKDLFNNLCDFASPAGTLKILEIGTGTGANFEFYPTGCKIICTDPNPNFQKYLDKNLSKNPHVKLESCIVAAAEDLHQIPDASVDVVVCTLVLCSVKNTAKVLREVQRVLRPGGAFHFMEHVLASPSTWMFFWQQILDAAWDVFFDGCCLTRETGKELEKAGFSELKLRYIDAPLNWNPAKPHIIGYAVK, encoded by the exons ATGGAAACTCACTTTCTTGTTGCCCTACTTAGATTATGTGTCCACTTCTGTGCTCTCCCTTTTTATTTGCTGAGTTACCTAGGAATATGGGGTCCCCTTTGCAAGAAAGCATTCCCTTATTTTATGGATTCCTTCTCTGTCCACTACAACAGCAAGAtgtctgccaagaagaaggatctTTTCAACAACCTCTGTGACTTTGCAAGCCCTGCAGGAACACTTAAAATATTGGAGATTGGCACAGGAACTGGGGCCAACTTCGAGTTCTACCCTACAGGATGCAAGATCATATGCACTGACCCTAACCCCAACTTCCAGAAATATCTTGACAAGAACCTGTCTAAGAATCCACATGTGAAGCTAGAGAGTTGCATCGTGGCAGCAGCCGAGGACTTGCACCAAATACCAGATGCTTCAGTGGATGTGGTGGTTTGTACTTTGGTGCTCTGCTCTGTGAAGAACACAGCCAAAGTCCTGAGAGAAGTCCAGCGAGTTCTGCGACCA ggagGTGCTTTCCACTTCATGGAGCATGTCCTCGCTTCTCCTTCCACCTGGATGTTCTTCTGGCAGCAAATCCTTGATGCAGCTTGGGATGTTTTCTTTGATGGATGCTGTTTAACCAGAGAAACCGGAAAGGAGTTGGAAAAAGCTGGGTTTTCAGAGCTGAAGCTACGCTATATTGACGCCCCTTTAAATTGGAATCCGGCTAAACCACATATTATAGGCTATGCTGTAAAGTGA